TACTTTCAAGGAGTTGTTCCCACTAATGCTGACCGGTAAGGAattgttgttgatttttttgGACAATTTGGACAAAAACAATTCACTGTTATTTGCAATCgattgctttaacattttactttcCATGCAGTTTTGAAATAAATTTCAAGACTGGGCAGTCCGAGGGCGATGACATTGCTTTCCACTTCAACCCTCGAATGGAGAAGAAGGTGGTCATGAACAGCTTCAGGAACGGTGGATTTGAGGCAGAGGAAAGTGTCTCTGATAACCCCTTTAAAAAGGGACAAGCTTTTGAGATGGTCACTGTCATCAAATCCGAAGGATATCAGGTATGTGTTTTGTATGAGTCACTGCACATCCGTAAAAGAACTCTAGGAACTTGTCCTCACACGAGTTGTGTTGCTTTGGATCATCAGGTATACGTGAATGGCAAGGAGCAGTACACATTCAGGCACCGTATACCATTGGAAAAAGTGTCAGTGTTAAATATCACTGGAGATGTTGCAGTGAACCTTTTTGGCTTCATACAAGTGAGTTAGAATTCATACAGAAGTGTaaatatttcaacattgatgagaTTGTGTCGAAATCCATTGAGAATCACATGGAAAGTAAAGAGCTTTCTAAATACACTCTCTCTCTGTTCCCTCATTAGAACTGGAGCACATCTTCATTTCCTACAGAAGTTACAACAAAAATCATCAGTCTGGGCAGCTCACGTGGGGAACGTTCAACCGTACAGGCAGAGATCTTGCAGCCAGTCCAAAACCCTGTGAGTGACCGATCCTTTTCAGTGACTTCTGAATGCACAACAAAGAGCAAACACTTATTGAAACAGCAGTGCATGAGAACTGTTTCATCCAAGAGCAATTGTCTCACCTATAGTTTCAGGATGATGATGGCCACTTTAAACATCAACGAAATTCTAAATGTCTCATTTCATTGAGTTCAAAAACCTGCCACTGGAGAATCTAATAAATATAGGATAATGTCTATTTTTCTTGTGTTTACTGCAGATCCTTCCTTATGTGGGCCCAATTTCTGGAGAACTGAGAGAAGGCATGGCCTTGTACTTTCAAGGAGTTGTTCCCACTAATGCTGACCGGTAAggaattgttgttttttttggacaATTTGGACAAAAACAATTCACTGTTATTTGCAATCgattgctttaacattttactttcCATGCAGTTTTGAAATAAATTTCAAGACTGGGCAGTCCGAGGGCGATGACATTGCTTTCCACTTCAACCCTCGAATGGAGAAGAAGGTGGTCATGAACAGCTTCAGGAACGGTGGATTTGAGGCAGAGGAAAGTGTCTCTGATAACCCCTTTAAAAAGGGACAAGCTTTTGAGATGGTCACTGTCATCAAATCTGAAGGATATCAGGTATGTGTTTTGTATGAGTCACTGCACATCCGTAAAAGAACTCTAGGAACTTGTCCTCACACGAGTTGTGTTGCTTTGGATCATCAGGTATACGTGAATGGCAAGGAGCAGTACACATTCAGGCACCGTATACCATTGGAAAAAGTGTCAGCGTTAAATATCACTGGAGATGTTGCAGTGAACCTTTTTGGCTTCATACAAGTGAGTTAGAATTCATACAGAAGTGTaaatatttcaacattgatgagaTTGTGTCGAAATCCATTGAGAATCACATGGAAAGTAAAGAGCTTACTAAATACGCTCTCTCTCTGTTCCCTCATTAGAACTGGAGCACATCTTCATTTCCTACAGAAGTTACAACAAAAATCATCAGTCTGGGCAGCTCACGTGGGGAACGTTCAACCGTACAGGCAGAGATCTTGCAGCCAGTCCAAAACCCTGTGAGTGACCGATCCTTTCAGTGACTTCTGAATGCACAACAAAGAGCAAACACTTATTGAAACAGCAGTGCATGAGAACTGTTTCATCCAAGAGCAATTGTCTCACTATAGTTTCAGGATGATGATGGCCACTTTAAACATCAACGAAATTCTAAATGTCTCATTTCTGTGAGTTCAAAAACCTGCCACTGGAGAATCTAATAAATATAGGATAATGTCTATTTTCTTGTGTTTACTGCAGATCCTTCCTTATGTGGGCCCAATTTCTGGAGGACTGAGAGAAGGCATGGCCTTGTACTTTCAAGGAGTTGTTCCCACTAATGCTGACCGGTAAggaattgttgttgtttttttggacaATTTGGACAAAAACAATTCACTGTTATTTGCAATCgattgctttaacattttactttcCATGCAGTTTTGAAATAAATTTCAAGACTGGGCAGTCCGAGGGCGATGACATTGCTTTCCACTTCAACCCTCGAATGGAGAAGAAGGTGGTCATGAACAGCTTCAGGAACGGTGGATTTGAGGCAGAGGAAAGTTTCTCTGATAACCCCTTTAAAAAGGGACAAGCTTTTGAGATGTTCATCGTCATCAAATCCGAAGGATATCAGGTATGTGTTTTGTATGAGTCACTGCACATTCGTAAAAGAACTCTAGGAACTTGTCCTCACACGAGTTGTGTTGCTTTGGATCATCAGGTATACGTGAATGGCAAGGAGCAGTACACATTCAGGCACCGTATACCATTGGAAAAAGTGTCAGCGTTAAATATCACTGGAGATGTTGCAGTGAACCTTTTTGGCTTCATACAAGTGAGTTAGAATTCATACAGAAGTGTaaatatttcaacattgatgagaTTGTGTCGAAATCCATTGAGAATCACATGGAAAGTAAAGAGCTTTCTAAATACACTCTCTCTCTGTTCCCTCATTAGAACTGGAGCACATCTTCATTTCCTACAGAAGTTACAACAAAAATCATCAGTCTGGGCAGCTCACGTGGGGAACGTTCAACCGTACAGGCAGAGATCTTGCAGCCAGTCCAAAACCCTGTGAGTGACCGATCCTTTCCAGTGACTTCTGAATGCACAACAAAGAGCAAACACTTAATGAAACAGCAGTGCATGAGAACTGTTTCATCCAAGAGCAATTGTTCCACCATAGTTTCAGGATTATGATGGCCACTTTAAACATCAACGAAATTCTAAATGTCTCATTTCATTGAGTTCAAAAACCTGCCACTGGAGAATCTAATAAATATAGGATAATGTCTATTTTCTTGTGTTTACTGCAGATCCTTCCTTATGTGGGCCCAATTTCTGGAGGACTGAGAGAAGGCATGGCCTTGTACTTTCAAGGAGTTGTTCCCACTAATGCTGACCGGTAAggaattgttgtttttttttggacaaTTTGGACAAAAACAATTCACTGTTATTTGCAATCgattgctttaacattttactttcCATGCAGTTTTGAAATAAATTTCAAGACTGGGCAGTCCGAGGGCGATGACATTGCTTTCCACTTCAACCCTCGAATGGAGAAGAAGGTGGTCATGAACAGCTTCAGGAACGGTGGATTTGAGGCAGAGGAAAGTTTCTCTGATAACCCCTTTAAAAAGGGACAAGCTTTTGAGATGTTCATCGTCATCAAATCCGAAGGATATCAGGTATGTGTTTTGTATGAGTCACTGCACATTCCGTAAAAGAACTCTAGGAACTTGTCCTCACACGAGTTGTGTTGCTTTGGATCATCAGGTATACGTGAATGGCAAGGAGCAGTACACATTCAGGCACCGTATACCATTGGAAAAAGTGTCAGTGTTAAATATCACTGGAGATGTTGCAGTGAACCTTTTTGGCTTCATACAAGTGAGTTAGAATTCATACAGAAGTGTaaatatttcaacattgatgagaTTGTGTCGAAATCCATTGAGAATCACATGGAAAGTAAAGAGCTTTCTAAATACACTCTCTCTCTGTTCCCTCATTAGAACTGGAGCACATCTTCATTTCCTACAGAAGTTACAACAAAAATCATCAGTCTGGGCAGCTCACGTGGGGAACGTTCAACCGTACAGGCAGAGATCTTGCAGCCAGTCCAAAACCCTGTGAGTGACCGATCCTTTCCAGTGACTTCTGAATGCACAACAAAGAGCAAACACTTAATGAAACAGCAGTGCATGAGAACTGTTTCATCCAAGAGCAATTGTTCCACCATAGTTTCAGGATTATGATGGCCACTTTAAACATCAACGAAATTCTAAATGTCTCATTTCATTGAGTTCAAAAACCTGCCACTGGAGAATCTAATAAATATAGGATAATGTCTATTTTCTTGTGTTTACTGCAGATCCTTCCTTATGTGGGCCCAATTTCTGGAGAACTGAGAGAAGGCATGGCCTTGTACTTTCAAGGAGTTGTTCCCACTAATGCAGACCGGTAAGGAATTGGGTTTTTTTGGACAATTTGGACAAAAACAATTCATTGTTATTTGGAATCgattgctttaacattttactttcCATGCAGTTTTGAAATAAATTTCAAGACTGGGCAGTCCGAGGGCGATGACATTGCTTTCCACTTCAACCCTCGAATGGAGAAGAAGGTGGTCATGAACAGCTTCAGGAACGGTGGATTTGAGGCAGAGGAAAGTGTCTCTGATAACCCCTTTAAAAAGGGACAAGCTTTTGAGATGGTCACTGTCATCAAATCCGAAGGATATCAGGTATGTGTTTTGTATGAGTCACTGCACATCCGTAAAAGAACTCTAGGAACTTGTCCTCACACGAGTTGTGTTGCTTTGGATCATCAGGTATACGTGAATGGCAAGGAGCAGTACACATTCAGGCACCGTATACCATTGGAAAAAGTGTCAGTGTTAAATATCACTGGAGATGTTGCAGTGAACCTTTTTGGCTTCATACAAGTGAGTTAGAATTCATACAGAAGTGTaaatatttcaacattgatgagaTTGTGTCGGAATCCATTGAGAATCACATGGAAAGTAAAGAGCTTTCTAAATACACTCTCTCTCTGTTCCCTCATTAGAACTGGAGCACATCTTCATTTCCTACAGAAGTTACAACAAAAATCATCAGTCTGGGCAGCTCACGTGGGGAACGTTCAACCGTACAGGCAGAGATCTTGCAGCCAGTCCAAAACCCTGTGAGTGACCGATCCTTTCCAGTGACTTCTGAATGCACAACAAAGAGCAAACACTTAATGAAACAGCAGTGCATGAGAACTGTTTCATCCAAGAGCAATTGTTCCACCATAGTTTCAGAATTATGATGGCCACTTTAAACATCAACGAAATTCTAAATGTCTCATTTCATTGAGTTCAAAAACCTGCCACTGGAGAATCTAATAAATATAGGATAATGTCTATTTTCTTGTGTTTACTGCAGATCCTTCCTTATGTGGGCCCAATTTCTGGAGGACTGAGAGAAGGCATGGCCTTGTACTTTCAAGGAGTTGTTCCCACTAATGCTGACCGGTAAGGAATTGGGTTTTTTTGGACAATTTGGACAAAAACAATTCACTGTTATTAGAAATCaattgctttaacattttactttcCATGCAGTTTTGAAATAAATTTCAAGACTGGGCAGTCCGAGGGCGATGACATTGCTTTCCACTTCAACCCTCGAATGGAGAAGAAGGTGGTCATGAACAGCTTCAGGAACGGTGGATTTGAGGCAGAGGAAAGTGTCTCTGATAACCCCTTTAAAAAGGGACAAGCTTTTGAGATGGTCACTGTCATCAAATCCGAAGGATATCAGGTATGTGTTTTGTATGAGTCACTGCACATCCGTAAAAGAACTCTAGGAACTTGTCCTCACACGAGTTGTGTTGCTTTGGATCATCAGGTATACGTGAATGGCAAGGAGCAATACACATTCAGGCACCGTATACCACTGGAAAAAGTGTCAGCGTTAAATATCTTTGGAGATGTTGCCGTGAACCTTTTGGCTTCATACAAGTGAGTTACTTTTTACAGAAGTGTAAATATTTCAACATTGAATGAGACTGTGTCGGAATCCATTGAGAATCACATGGAAAGTAAAGAGCTTACTAAATACGCTCTCTCTCTGTTCCCTCATTAGAACTGGAGCACATCTTCATTTCCTACAGAAGTTACAACAAAAATCATCAGTCTGGGCAGCTCACGTGGGGAACGTTCAACCGTACAGGCAGAGATCTTGCAGCCAGTCCAAAACCCTGTGAGTGACCGATCCTTTTCAGTGACTTCTGAATGCACAACAAAGAGCAAACACTTAATGAAACAGCAGTGCATGAGAACTGTTTCATCCAAGAGCAATTGTCTCACCATAGTTTCAGGATTATGATGGCCACTTTAAACATCAACGAAATTCTAAATGTCTCATTTCATTGAGTTCAAAAACCTGCCACTGGAGAATCTAATAAATATAGGATAATGTCTATTTTCTTGTGTTTACTGCAGATCCTTCCTTATGTGGGCCCAATTTCTGGAGGACTGAGAGAAGGCATGGCCTTGTACTTTCAAGGAGTTGTTCCCACTAATGCTGACCGGTAAGGAACTGTTTTGTTGTAATTTAGGAAATTGGACAAAAACAATTTACTGTTTGAGTGCTTATCATATTTGAACTTTTTATGCAGGTTTGAAATAAATTTCAAGACTGGGCAGTCCAGTCACGATGACATTGCTTTCCACTTCAACCCTCGAATGGGCTCAAAGGTGGTCATGAACAGTTTCGGGAACAAAAAATGGGGAGCTGAGGAAAGTTTCTCTGATAACCCCTTTAAAAAGGGACAAGCTTTTGAGATGTTCATCGTCATCAAATCTGAAGGATATCAGGTATGTGTTTTGTATGAGTCACTGCACATCCGTAAAAGAACTCTAGGAACTTGTCCTCACATGAGTTGTGTTGCTTTGGATCATCAGGTATACGTGAATGGCAAGGAGCAGTACACATTCAGGCACCGTATACCATTGGAAAAAGTGTCAGCGTTAAATATCTTTGGAGATGTTGCCGTGAATCTTTCTGGCTTCATTCAagtaatttacttttttatcaGCAGATGCAATGTTGCACAATGAATGATACTGTGTTGGAATCCAGTGAGAATTATGTGGAAAGTAAAGAGCTTTCTAAATACACTCTCTCTTTTAGAACTGGAGCACATCCTCATTTGTTACTAAAGTCAAGTCATCATCACTAGTCTGCGTGGGGAACTTTCCACCGTACAGGCAGAGATCTTGCAGCCAGTCCAAAACCCTGTGAGTGACCAATGCTTTCCAGTGACTTCTGAATGCACAACAAAGTGCAAACACTTAATGAAACAGCAGTGCATGAGAACTGTTTAATCCAAGAGCAATTGTCTCACCACATAGTTTCAGGATTATGATGGCCACTTTAAACATCAACGAAATTCTAGATGTCTCATTTCAGTGAGTTCAAAAACCTGCACTAGAGAATCTAATAAATATAGGATAATGTCTATTTTCTTGTGTTTACTGCAGATCCTTCCTTATGTGGGCCCAATTTCTGGAGGACTGAGAGAAGGCATGGCCTTGTACTTTCAAGGAGTTGTTCCCACTAATGCTGACAAGTAAGGAACTGTTTTGTTGTAATTTAGGAAATTGGACAAAAACAATTTACTGTTTGAGTGCTTATCATATTTGAACTTTTTATGCAGGTTTGAAATAAATTTCAAGACTGGGCAGTCCAGTCACGATGACATTGCTTTCCACTTCAACCCTCGAATGGGCTCAAAGGTGGTCATGAACAGTTTCGGGAACAAAAAATGGGGAGCTGAGGAAAGTTTCTCTGATAACCCCTTTAAAAAGGGACAAGCTTTTGAGATGTTCATCGTCATCAAATCTGAAGGATATCAGGTATGTGTTTTGTATGAGTCACTGCACATCCGTAAAAGAACTCTAGGAACTTGTCCTCACATGAGTTGTGTTGCTTTGGATCATCAGGTATACGTGAATGGCAAGGAGCAGTACACATTCAGGCACCGTATACCATTGGAAAAAGTGTCAGCGTTAAATATCTTTGGAGATGTTGCCGTGAATCTTTCTGGCTTCATTCAagtaatttacttttttatcaGCAGATGCAATGTTGCACAATGAATGATACTGTGTTGGAATCCAGTGAGAATTATGTGGAAAGTAAAGAGCTTTCTAAATACACTCTCTCTTTTAGAACTGGAGCACATCCTCATTTGTTACTAAAGTCAAGTCATCAATCACTAGTCTGCGTGGGGAACTTTCCACCGTACAGGCAGAGATCTTGCAGCCAGTCCAAAACCCTGTGAGTGACCAATGCTTTCCAGTGACTTCTGAATGCACAACAAAGTGCAAACACTTAATGAAACAGCAGTGCATGAGAACTGTTTAATCCAAGAGCAATTGTCTCACCACATAGTTTCAGGATTATGATGGCCACTTtaaacatcaatgaaattcTAGATGTCTCATTTCAGTGAGTTCAAAAACCTGCAACTAGAGAATCTAATAAATATAGGATAATGTCTATTTTCTTGTGTTTACTGCAGATCCTTCCTTATGTGGGCCCAATTTCTGGAGGACTGAGAGAAGGCATGGCCTTGTACTTTCAAGGAGTTGTTCCCACTAATGCTGACAAGTAAGGAACTGTTTTGTTGTAATTTAGGAAATTGGACAAAAACAATTTACTGTTTGAGTGCTTATCATATTTGAACTTTTTATGCAGGTTTGAAATAAATTTCAAGACTGGGCAGTCCAGTCACGATGACATTGCTTTCCACTTCAACCCTCGAATGGGCTCAAAGGTGGTCATGAACAGTTTCGGGAACAAAAAATGGGGAGCTGAGGAAAGTTTCTCTGATAACCCCTTTAAAAAGGGACAAGCTTTTGAGATGTTCATCGTCATCAAATCTGAAGGATATCAGGTATGTGTTTTGTATGAGTCACTGCACATCCGTAAAAGAACTCTAGGAACTTGTCCTCACATGAGTTGTGTTGCTTTGGATCATCAGGTATACGTGAATGGCAAGGAGCAGTACACATTCAGGCACCGTATACCATTGGAAAAAGTGTCAGCGTTAAATATCTTTGGAGATGTTGCCGTGAATCTTTCTGGCTTCATTCAagtaatttacttttttatcaGCAGATGCAATGTTGCACAATGAATGATACTGTGTTGGAATCCAGTGAGAATTATGTGGAAAGTAAAGAGCTTTCTAAATACACTCTCTCTTTTAGAACTGGAGCACATCCTCATTTGTTACTAAAGTCAAGTCATCAATCACTAGTCTGCGTGGGGAACTTTCCACCGTACAGGCAGAGATCTTGCAGCCAGTCCAAAACCCTGTGAGTGACCAATGCTTTCCAGTGACTTCTGAATGCACAACAAAGTGCAAACACTTAATGAAACAGCAGTGCATGAGAACTGTTTAATCCAAGAGCAATTGTCTCACCACATAGTTTCAGGATTATGATGGCCACTTtaaacatcaatgaaattcTAGATGTCTCATTCCAGTGAGTTCAAAAACCTGCAACTAGAGAATCTAATAAATATAGGATAATGTCTATTTTCTTGTGTTTACTGCAGATCCTTCCTTATGTGGGCCCAATTTCTGGAGGACTGAGAGAAGGCATGGCCTTGTACTTTCAAGGAGTTGTTCCCACTAATGCTGACAAGTAAGGAACTGTTTTGTTGTAATTTAGGAAATTGGACAAAAACAATTTACTGTTTGAGTGCTTATCATATTTGAACTTTTTATGCAGGTTTGAAATAAATTTCAAGACTGGGCAGTCCAGTCACGATGACATTGCTTTCCACTTCAACCCTCGAATGGGCTCAAAGGTGGTCATGAACAGTTTCGGGAACAAAAAATGGGGAGCTGAGGAAAGTTTCTCTGATAACCCCTTTAAAAAGGGACAAGCTTTTGAGATGTTCATCGTCATCAAATCTGAAGGATATCAGGTATGTGTTTTGTATGAGTCACTGCACATCCGTAAAAGAACTCTAGGAACTTGTCCTCACATGAGTTGTGTTGCTTTGGATCATCAGGTATACGTGAATGGCAAGGAGCAGTACACATTCAGGCACCGTATACCATTGGAAAAAGTGTCAGCGTTAAATATCGTTGGAGATGTTGCCGTGAACCTTTTTGGCTTCATACAAGTGAGTTACATTTTCTACAGAAGTGTAAATATCTCAGCATTAATGAGACTGTGTCGGAATCCATTGAGAATCACATGGAAAGTAAAGAGCTTACTAAATACGCTCTCTCTCTGTTCCCTCATTAGAACTGGAGCACATCTTCATTTCCTACAGAAGTTACAACAAAAATCATCAGTCTGGGCAGCTCACGTGGGGAACGTTCAACCGTACAGGCAGAGATCTTGCAGCCAGTCCAAAACCCTGTGAGTGACCGATCCTTTTCAGTGACTTCTGAATGCACAACAAAGAGCAAACACTTATTGAAACAGCAGTACATGAGAACTGTTTCATCCAAGAGCAATTGTCTCACCATACTTTCAGGATGATGATGGCCACTTTAAACATCAACGAAATTCTAAATGTCTCATTTCATTGAGTTCAAAAACCTGCCACTGGAGAATCTAATAAATATAGGATAATGTCTATTTTCTTGTGTTTACTGCAGATCCTTCCTTATGTGGGCCCAATTTCTGGAGGACTGAGAGAAGGCATGGCCTTGTACTTTCAAGGAGTTGTTCCCACTAATGCTGACAAGTAAGGAACTGTTTTGTTGTAATTTAGGAAATTGGACAAAAACAATTTACTGTTTGAGTGCTTATCATATTTGAACTTTTTATGCAGGTTTGAAATAAATTTCAAGACTGGGCAGTCCAGTCACGATGACATTGCTTTCCACTTCAACCCTCGAATGGGCTCAAAGGTGGTCATGAACAGTTTCGGGAACAAAAAATGGGGAGCTGAGGAAAGTTTCTCTGATAACCCCTTTAAAAAGGGACAAGCTTTTGAGATGTTCATCGTCATCAAATCTGAAGGATATCAGGTATGTGTTTTGTATGAGTCACTGCACATCCGTAAAAGAACTCTAGGAACTTGTCCTCACATGAGTTGTGTTGCTTTGGATCATCAGGTATATGTGAATGGCAAGGAGCAGTACACATTCAGGCACCGTATACCATTGGAAAAAGTGTCAGCGTTAAATATCTTTGGAGATGTTGCCGTGAATCTTTCTGGCTTCATTCAagtaatttacttttttatcaGCAGATGCAATGTTGCACAATGAATGATACTGTGTTGGAATCCAGTGAGAATTATGTGGAAAGTAAAGAGCTTTCTAAATACACTCTCTCTTTTAGAACTGGAGCACATCCTCATTTGTTACTAAAGTCAAGTCATCAATCACTAGTCTGCGTGGGGAACTTTCCACCGTACAGGCAGAGATCTTGCAGCCAGT
The Megalobrama amblycephala isolate DHTTF-2021 linkage group LG19, ASM1881202v1, whole genome shotgun sequence DNA segment above includes these coding regions:
- the LOC125254574 gene encoding uncharacterized protein LOC125254574 — translated: MWAQFLEELREGMALYFQGVVPTNADRFEINFKTGQSEGDDIAFHFNPRMEKKVVMNSFRNGGFEAEESVSDNPFKKGQAFEMVTVIKSEGYQVYVNGKEQYTFRHRIPLEKVSVLNITGDVAVNLFGFIQNWSTSSFPTEVTTKIISLGSSRGERSTVQAEILQPVQNPILPYVGPISGELREGMALYFQGVVPTNADRFEINFKTGQSEGDDIAFHFNPRMEKKVVMNSFRNGGFEAEESVSDNPFKKGQAFEMVTVIKSEGYQVYVNGKEQYTFRHRIPLEKVSALNITGDVAVNLFGFIQNWSTSSFPTEVTTKIISLGSSRGERSTVQAEILQPVQNPILPYVGPISGGLREGMALYFQGVVPTNADRFEINFKTGQSEGDDIAFHFNPRMEKKVVMNSFRNGGFEAEESFSDNPFKKGQAFEMFIVIKSEGYQVYVNGKEQYTFRHRIPLEKVSALNITGDVAVNLFGFIQNWSTSSFPTEVTTKIISLGSSRGERSTVQAEILQPVQNPILPYVGPISGGLREGMALYFQGVVPTNADRFEINFKTGQSEGDDIAFHFNPRMEKKVVMNSFRNGGFEAEESFSDNPFKKGQAFEMFIVIKSEGYQVYVNGKEQYTFRHRIPLEKVSVLNITGDVAVNLFGFIQNWSTSSFPTEVTTKIISLGSSRGERSTVQAEILQPVQNPILPYVGPISGELREGMALYFQGVVPTNADRFEINFKTGQSEGDDIAFHFNPRMEKKVVMNSFRNGGFEAEESVSDNPFKKGQAFEMVTVIKSEGYQVYVNGKEQYTFRHRIPLEKVSVLNITGDVAVNLFGFIQNWSTSSFPTEVTTKIISLGSSRGERSTVQAEILQPVQNPILPYVGPISGGLREGMALYFQGVVPTNADRFEINFKTGQSEGDDIAFHFNPRMEKKVVMNSFRNGGFEAEESVSDNPFKKGQAFEMVTVIKSEGYQVYVNGKEQYTFRHRIPLEKVSALNIFGDVAVNLLASYKTGAHLHFLQKLQQKSSVWAAHVGNVQPYRQRSCSQSKTLSFLMWAQFLED
- the LOC125254573 gene encoding uncharacterized protein LOC125254573 is translated as MALYFQGVVPTNADKFEINFKTGQSSHDDIAFHFNPRMGSKVVMNSFGNKKWGAEESFSDNPFKKGQAFEMFIVIKSEGYQVYVNGKEQYTFRHRIPLEKVSALNIFGDVAVNLSGFIQNWSTSSFVTKVKSSITSLRGELSTVQAEILQPVQNPILPYVGPISGGLREGMALYFQGVVPTNADKFEINFKTGQSSHDDIAFHFNPRMGSKVVMNSFGNKKWGAEESFSDNPFKKGQAFEMFIVIKSEGYQVYVNGKEQYTFRHRIPLEKVSALNIFGDVAVNLSGFIQNWSTSSFVTKVKSSITSLRGELSTVQAEILQPVQNPILPYVGPISGGLREGMALYFQGVVPTNADKFEINFKTGQSSHDDIAFHFNPRMGSKVVMNSFGNKKWGAEESFSDNPFKKGQAFEMFIVIKSEGYQVYVNGKEQYTFRHRIPLEKVSALNIVGDVAVNLFGFIQNWSTSSFPTEVTTKIISLGSSRGERSTVQAEILQPVQNPILPYVGPISGGLREGMALYFQGVVPTNADKFEINFKTGQSSHDDIAFHFNPRMGSKVVMNSFGNKKWGAEESFSDNPFKKGQAFEMFIVIKSEGYQVYVNGKEQYTFRHRIPLEKVSALNIFGDVAVNLSGFIQNWSTSSFVTKVKSSITSLRGELSTVQAEILQPVQNPILPYVGPISGGLREGMALYFQGVVPTNADKFEINFKTGQSSHDDIAFHFNPRMGSKVVMNSFGNKKWGAEESFSDNPFKKGQAFEMFIVIKSEGYQVYVNGKEQYTFRHRIPLEKVSALNIFGDVAVNLSGFIQNWSTSSFVTKVKSSITSLRGELSTVQAEILQPVQNPILPYVGPISGGLREGMALYFQGVVPTNADKFEINFKTGQSSHDDIAFHFNPRMGSKVVMNSFGNKKWGAEESFSDNPFKKGQAFEMFIVIKSEGYQVYVNGKEQYTFKHRIPLEKVSALNIFGDVAVNLFGFIQNWSTSSFPTEVTTKIISLGSSRGERSTVQAEILQPVQNPTLPYVGQIPEGMREGMALCVQGVVPTNAKRFSINFKTGPSDKDGIAFHFNPRMGSNVVMNSFTNGKWGTEQTVSDNPFKNGEDFEMFIIIRSEGYQVQIKGQQHSMFKHRVPLEKVNTININGSVSISYLGFVMGM